One stretch of Paenibacillus sp. AN1007 DNA includes these proteins:
- a CDS encoding response regulator transcription factor: protein MSIKVLLIEDEKNLADMIAFFLEEEGYITERVHHAREALHLFPQFQPDIVVTDLMLPEIDGNELVDAFRQNSTVPVLMISASTMLNDRLRALHNGADDFLCKPFSLKELDARIKALLRRSVITYQDKPVKENQADEVKGQINVNEYRRTLFVNGVEIEVTHIEFEIMKELYRNPGKVFTRNELMDRIKGSERAYLDRTIDVHISSLRKKIEPDPKNPRYIKTVWGTGYKYMV from the coding sequence GTGTCTATCAAAGTACTTCTTATAGAAGACGAGAAAAATTTGGCTGATATGATCGCTTTTTTTCTTGAGGAGGAAGGATACATAACGGAACGGGTACATCATGCCCGTGAAGCACTTCATCTATTTCCCCAGTTTCAGCCCGATATTGTTGTAACGGACTTAATGCTCCCCGAAATTGATGGCAATGAGCTTGTTGATGCTTTTCGTCAAAATTCTACCGTTCCTGTACTGATGATATCCGCAAGCACAATGCTTAATGACCGATTGCGTGCATTACATAATGGCGCGGACGATTTTCTCTGCAAGCCGTTTAGTCTGAAAGAGCTGGATGCCAGAATTAAAGCGCTGCTGCGGAGGTCCGTTATTACTTACCAGGATAAACCTGTAAAAGAGAATCAGGCGGATGAAGTTAAGGGTCAGATCAATGTCAATGAATACAGAAGAACACTCTTTGTCAATGGGGTTGAAATTGAGGTCACTCATATAGAATTCGAAATTATGAAGGAATTGTATCGTAATCCGGGCAAAGTGTTTACCCGCAATGAACTGATGGACCGGATTAAAGGCTCGGAACGTGCCTATCTGGATCGAACCATCGACGTACATATCTCCAGTCTGCGCAAAAAAATAGAGCCCGACCCCAAAAATCCCCGTTATATTAAAACGGTATGGGGTACAGGCTATAAATATATGGTCTAG
- a CDS encoding LytTR family transcriptional regulator DNA-binding domain-containing protein produces the protein MQFQPVYHGGDLILPEFELNMTCSQVFGIITDLKRKQVLIEQLQDRSQYYIFRAQQNEYLHLTVEELITFLINVTERNERASALLEYFALKESRKLNIKKLTPSKRMYVTLLRAYFAHQPTLVLEEPFFYLEEQDRRQFKRIVDDLSKEKNILVITSNAEDALICCGVIYRLNELGFQHMDIQDAEEEQQDTQDQDTLNITLQKIYTKRNNKVILFNPPEIDFIESIDGSVLVHVDGENYNCSLTLTELEQRLANFGFFRCHRSYIVNLQKIREIITWSKNSYSLRLHTGKDTVVPLSRTKLQDLKTLLNL, from the coding sequence ATGCAATTTCAACCTGTGTATCATGGTGGGGATTTAATCCTACCCGAGTTCGAATTGAATATGACATGCAGCCAGGTGTTTGGCATTATAACAGACCTGAAGCGCAAGCAGGTATTAATCGAGCAGCTGCAGGACCGTTCACAGTACTATATTTTTCGAGCGCAGCAAAATGAATATTTGCATCTAACCGTAGAGGAATTGATTACGTTTCTAATTAACGTCACCGAGCGTAATGAACGTGCATCTGCACTACTGGAATATTTCGCATTAAAAGAAAGTCGCAAGTTAAACATTAAAAAGCTTACTCCATCCAAAAGAATGTATGTGACTTTATTACGTGCTTATTTTGCTCATCAGCCTACGCTTGTACTGGAAGAGCCCTTCTTTTATTTAGAGGAACAGGATCGTCGTCAATTCAAACGTATTGTGGATGATCTCTCGAAAGAGAAAAACATTTTGGTTATCACTTCAAATGCCGAGGATGCCCTTATATGCTGTGGTGTCATTTACCGTTTAAATGAGCTTGGATTTCAGCACATGGATATTCAGGATGCCGAAGAGGAGCAGCAGGATACTCAGGATCAAGACACGCTCAATATTACCTTGCAAAAAATTTATACGAAAAGGAATAACAAGGTGATTCTATTCAATCCCCCTGAAATTGATTTTATCGAAAGTATAGACGGTTCCGTGCTTGTTCACGTAGATGGGGAAAATTATAACTGCAGCTTGACGCTTACTGAGCTTGAACAGCGACTAGCGAATTTCGGATTCTTTAGATGCCATCGGTCTTACATTGTTAATCTACAGAAAATTAGAGAAATCATTACATGGTCGAAAAATAGCTACAGTCTTCGATTACATACAGGCAAAGATACCGTTGTCCCGTTATCTCGAACCAAATTACAGGACTTAAAAACACTTCTTAACCTTTGA
- a CDS encoding virulence factor, whose product MNIVSIEPTPSPNTMMLHLDERLEDGIRRTYTLDNERSAPAFIRQMLHIPGVKSVFHTTDFVALDRKGNADWSVILGEVQSRLGQEGVNLDWIESEDASGEHFGEAQVFVQFFRGVPMQIRVKAGTNEERISLSDRFVKAVTEVASATLIKERKLSDYGVRYGELPDIAREVEQELEAAYPPERLEQVIQQAIAHGTNTEEFIEHRRALEGAELEEALRSEDWNVRYAALDGMEPTEERLPLVAQALRDSKMQIRRLAVVYLGDIRTPEAMELLYEALRDSSPAVRRTAGDTLSDIGDPAATSAMIETLTDKSKLVRWRAARFLYEVGTEEAEQALRLAAEDPEFEVSLQAKMALERIESGEQAAGTVWQQMAGRNKKQD is encoded by the coding sequence ATGAATATAGTTTCCATTGAACCAACACCGAGTCCAAATACGATGATGCTGCATCTTGACGAACGTCTGGAGGACGGGATTCGCAGAACCTATACATTGGACAACGAACGTTCAGCTCCGGCGTTTATTCGTCAGATGCTTCACATTCCGGGCGTGAAAAGTGTGTTCCACACCACTGATTTCGTTGCACTGGACCGTAAGGGGAATGCTGACTGGTCTGTCATTCTTGGTGAAGTACAGAGTCGTCTGGGTCAGGAAGGCGTAAATCTGGACTGGATTGAATCTGAAGATGCTTCAGGTGAGCACTTTGGAGAAGCACAAGTATTTGTACAATTCTTCCGGGGAGTGCCGATGCAGATACGGGTCAAAGCCGGTACGAACGAAGAACGCATTTCCCTGTCGGACCGTTTCGTCAAAGCGGTTACCGAGGTTGCCAGTGCCACGCTGATCAAAGAGCGCAAACTGAGCGATTACGGGGTACGGTACGGTGAACTGCCGGATATCGCGCGTGAGGTTGAGCAGGAACTGGAAGCCGCGTATCCACCTGAACGATTGGAGCAGGTCATCCAGCAGGCTATTGCACATGGTACCAATACAGAGGAGTTCATTGAGCACCGCCGTGCGCTGGAGGGTGCCGAACTGGAAGAAGCACTTCGCAGCGAAGACTGGAATGTACGGTATGCTGCACTGGATGGTATGGAGCCAACAGAGGAAAGACTGCCGCTTGTCGCTCAGGCGCTGCGGGACAGCAAAATGCAAATTCGGCGTCTGGCTGTGGTCTATCTTGGCGATATTCGCACACCTGAGGCGATGGAACTTCTATATGAAGCGCTGCGGGACAGTTCTCCTGCCGTGCGCCGCACAGCGGGAGATACGCTGTCAGACATTGGGGATCCTGCCGCTACATCAGCTATGATCGAAACGTTAACTGACAAGAGCAAGCTTGTACGCTGGCGCGCAGCCCGCTTCCTCTATGAAGTTGGGACCGAGGAGGCCGAGCAGGCACTCCGGCTCGCTGCTGAAGATCCTGAGTTTGAAGTGAGTCTGCAGGCCAAAATGGCCCTGGAACGCATCGAGTCAGGCGAACAGGCTGCCGGAACCGTCTGGCAGCAGATGGCAGGAAGGAATAAAAAGCAGGATTAG
- a CDS encoding ATP-binding protein translates to MYIVKAKKIMEWIALKLRVPWIGTLLLITLGSLSAIFPFTLFYGVQFMLISAAALVALRLYGAIYGFITLIGIHLIKIMIVGWEPLTAQIIAVRFIELFWMLGWLRRGKLGSLIKANAIFWIAMLIPVIAFGHLMMGLSIEQLKYEYMYMAVISMVNAMFAGIVVDFWYTTGGRQLGHSVTIPLKRIAFKYVVVFVIFVSLLLLSVDSRRQLQQMSEIIFYDLNHAANAVVQDLNEQYVNSDNLEITMKRYRHLLDVNVILLDRKDTVIAAGIDTLHRGEYLDINNFRLLKAGDSSILFSSDRISGSTHYSDVLHYWRQASFVYQADVAAGAPYRVLVQTDSDRYYSRIESIYLTTLQTLFFIIVTSMIVAAPLSNKVVSPLLRLTRMTGSLPRILFRNRQMEWPSSHVTEVQILIGNLRKMADVLLEQFEQIRLDKLTLEDRVIERTKELKNSEEVKRAIIDSSIDAIIAVDASGLIVEFNPEAERMFGLGREEVVLQKEASSLFQGASFQEIKEMLKENEYNEGRRYTTVEEISGVRREGSAFPIEYKIVEVQLGSHESLYNLFIKDITERTRAEEERVRHALALEKLNAELIREKVAIQEQRDISEQFIESVREGLVMSDRSGTITIVNRRIEEMFGLGNFLGESITDLAQAIDSMVLTDNFNLTEQTKAFLNGEQAFIETNFFFDNVEQSVFSLYMKQMDVPGKKHGFLLVFRDLTGEERLNRMKNELISVVSHELRTPVATIMGYVELMLMYDLPASQRKEFMETISSEGKRLSSLLDDVLDIQRLDNEGMTYHMTYVPLVDLVEGVAEQWNMKSSQRIYVHVFNGDLFAYADQNRIVQVLHNLIGNAVKYSPGAERIDVTLWEEEGALCIDVRDYGIGIAESEKELLFNKFYRVDNSDHRQIGGTGLGLYISRKIVEDHHGSLTFMSAPGKGSTFKVRLPKQDVVL, encoded by the coding sequence ATGTATATTGTAAAAGCAAAAAAGATAATGGAATGGATTGCACTGAAGCTAAGAGTGCCTTGGATTGGGACCCTCTTATTGATTACGCTCGGTTCTTTGAGTGCAATCTTCCCATTTACGTTATTTTATGGAGTGCAGTTTATGCTGATCAGCGCTGCGGCTCTGGTGGCTCTCCGCTTATACGGTGCCATTTACGGATTCATAACTCTTATTGGCATTCATCTGATTAAAATTATGATTGTGGGGTGGGAACCGCTCACTGCACAAATTATTGCTGTACGGTTCATAGAGCTGTTCTGGATGCTGGGTTGGCTGAGGCGAGGAAAACTTGGAAGTTTAATTAAGGCTAACGCGATCTTCTGGATTGCCATGTTAATTCCTGTAATTGCTTTTGGTCATCTGATGATGGGATTAAGTATTGAACAGTTAAAGTACGAGTACATGTACATGGCTGTGATCAGTATGGTTAATGCGATGTTCGCAGGAATTGTAGTTGATTTCTGGTATACTACCGGAGGCCGTCAGTTGGGCCACTCCGTCACTATCCCCCTAAAAAGGATTGCATTCAAATACGTTGTTGTTTTTGTTATTTTTGTTTCCCTGCTGCTGCTGTCTGTGGACAGCCGGAGGCAGCTGCAGCAGATGAGCGAGATTATTTTTTATGATTTGAATCATGCGGCTAACGCGGTAGTACAGGATCTAAATGAACAATATGTTAACTCGGATAATTTAGAGATTACGATGAAGCGTTATCGTCACTTATTAGATGTTAATGTAATTCTCCTTGACCGAAAAGATACCGTAATTGCCGCGGGAATAGATACACTCCATAGAGGTGAGTATCTGGACATAAACAATTTCCGACTGCTGAAGGCGGGAGACAGCTCGATTCTGTTCAGTTCGGATCGGATATCCGGCAGCACACATTATAGTGATGTACTTCATTACTGGAGACAGGCATCTTTTGTGTATCAGGCAGACGTCGCTGCGGGAGCTCCTTACCGTGTGTTAGTACAGACCGATTCGGACCGTTATTATTCGCGTATTGAATCGATTTACCTGACAACGCTGCAGACCTTATTTTTCATCATTGTAACTTCAATGATTGTAGCAGCACCTCTGAGTAATAAAGTCGTCAGTCCTCTGCTTCGATTAACAAGAATGACGGGATCTCTTCCCAGAATCTTATTTCGAAACAGGCAGATGGAATGGCCCAGCAGTCATGTTACTGAAGTCCAGATCCTGATTGGCAATCTTCGAAAAATGGCTGACGTACTGCTTGAACAATTCGAACAGATCCGGTTGGATAAATTAACGCTGGAAGACCGGGTTATAGAACGAACCAAAGAGCTCAAAAACAGTGAAGAAGTAAAACGGGCCATCATTGATTCCTCCATCGATGCAATTATCGCAGTAGATGCCAGCGGATTAATTGTAGAGTTTAACCCGGAGGCTGAGCGAATGTTCGGACTTGGGCGGGAAGAAGTTGTACTTCAGAAGGAAGCTTCTTCTCTTTTTCAAGGGGCAAGCTTTCAGGAAATCAAAGAAATGCTGAAGGAAAATGAGTACAACGAAGGCAGGAGATATACCACAGTCGAGGAGATTTCAGGAGTCCGAAGAGAGGGCTCTGCCTTCCCGATTGAATACAAAATTGTAGAGGTTCAGCTGGGAAGCCATGAGTCTTTATATAACCTTTTTATCAAAGACATCACGGAACGAACCAGAGCCGAAGAAGAACGGGTAAGGCATGCGCTTGCGCTGGAGAAGCTGAATGCTGAGTTGATTCGTGAGAAGGTTGCTATTCAGGAACAGCGCGATATCAGTGAACAATTTATTGAATCGGTTCGCGAAGGACTTGTCATGTCCGACCGCTCAGGGACAATCACGATCGTGAATCGTAGAATTGAAGAGATGTTTGGGCTTGGGAATTTCTTGGGGGAATCGATTACCGACTTGGCTCAAGCGATTGATTCCATGGTGCTGACCGATAATTTCAACCTTACGGAACAGACCAAAGCCTTCTTGAATGGAGAACAAGCATTCATCGAGACGAATTTCTTTTTTGACAATGTAGAACAAAGTGTGTTTTCACTGTACATGAAACAGATGGACGTGCCGGGGAAAAAACATGGATTCCTGCTTGTCTTTCGCGACTTGACCGGAGAAGAGCGGCTAAACCGGATGAAAAATGAATTGATCAGTGTTGTCTCTCATGAACTTCGTACACCTGTAGCAACCATTATGGGATATGTGGAGCTGATGCTGATGTACGATCTCCCGGCATCTCAGCGGAAAGAGTTCATGGAGACCATTTCATCTGAAGGCAAACGTCTGAGCAGCCTGCTGGATGATGTACTTGATATCCAACGACTGGATAATGAGGGGATGACCTATCATATGACCTATGTTCCACTTGTGGATCTGGTTGAAGGTGTGGCCGAGCAGTGGAACATGAAGTCTTCTCAACGGATCTACGTACATGTCTTTAATGGTGATCTTTTTGCTTATGCGGACCAGAACAGGATTGTTCAAGTACTTCATAATCTGATTGGCAATGCGGTGAAATACTCTCCTGGAGCAGAGCGAATTGACGTAACGTTATGGGAAGAAGAAGGAGCACTTTGCATTGATGTAAGGGATTATGGGATAGGTATTGCCGAGAGCGAGAAGGAACTGCTGTTTAACAAGTTTTATCGTGTAGATAATTCGGATCACCGTCAGATTGGCGGAACGGGCCTCGGTTTATATATTTCCCGCAAAATTGTGGAGGATCATCACGGGAGTCTGACCTTCATGTCGGCCCCGGGTAAAGGCAGTACGTTCAAAGTCCGGCTGCCCAAACAGGACGTTGTCCTCTAG
- a CDS encoding amino acid permease, which yields MQDRSNQSQTTTTSEPSLKKGLRARHMTMIALGGSIGTGLFLASGTAISTAGPGGALIAYAAVGIMVYFLMTSLGELATFMPDSGSFNTYAARFVDPALGFAMGWNFWYNWAVTIAAELAAATVLIKYWFPDSSSMLWSLLFLVLIFALNILSVKGYGESEYWFAIIKVATVIIFLSVGVLMIFGILGGEAVGFSNFTIGDAPFHGGFFAVLGVFMAAGFSFQGTELIGVAAGESENPRENVPRAIRQVFWRILIFYILAITVISLIIPYTHPNLLKGDLENIGVSPFTLVFEKAGLAIAASVMNAVILTSVLSAGNSGMYASSRVLYALARDGKAPRFLGKLNKRGIPMNALLVTTAVGMLAFLASLFGDGIVYTWLLNASGMCGFITWLGIAISHYRFRRAYVAQGRDLRDLPYRARWFPFGPIFAFVLCIIVILGQNYQAFIGDLIDWSGVLVAYLSVPLFVILWLGYKWIKKTKVIPLQECDFSPADSSGMNK from the coding sequence ATGCAAGACCGCAGCAACCAATCACAAACAACAACTACCAGCGAGCCTTCCCTGAAAAAAGGATTGCGTGCACGCCACATGACCATGATTGCCCTGGGCGGCTCGATTGGTACCGGACTGTTTCTGGCAAGTGGTACAGCCATCTCGACTGCCGGTCCCGGCGGGGCATTAATTGCTTACGCGGCCGTTGGTATTATGGTTTATTTCCTCATGACCAGTCTGGGAGAGCTTGCAACCTTTATGCCGGACTCCGGTTCTTTTAATACGTACGCCGCACGTTTCGTTGATCCCGCTCTGGGTTTCGCCATGGGATGGAACTTCTGGTATAACTGGGCGGTTACGATTGCCGCCGAACTCGCTGCTGCTACAGTTCTCATCAAATACTGGTTCCCGGACAGCTCATCCATGCTCTGGAGCTTGCTGTTTCTGGTATTGATCTTTGCCTTGAATATTCTGTCCGTCAAAGGGTATGGAGAATCGGAATATTGGTTTGCGATTATCAAAGTCGCTACCGTCATCATCTTCCTGAGCGTCGGTGTACTTATGATCTTTGGTATTTTGGGCGGTGAAGCTGTTGGTTTCAGCAACTTTACCATCGGGGATGCACCGTTTCACGGCGGATTTTTCGCTGTACTGGGTGTGTTTATGGCGGCCGGATTCTCTTTCCAGGGAACAGAACTGATTGGCGTTGCCGCGGGTGAAAGCGAGAACCCTCGTGAAAATGTGCCTCGTGCCATCCGTCAGGTGTTCTGGCGCATTCTGATCTTTTATATCCTGGCTATTACCGTAATCAGTTTAATTATTCCATACACACACCCGAATTTGCTCAAAGGTGACTTGGAAAACATCGGAGTAAGTCCGTTTACATTGGTCTTCGAAAAAGCAGGGCTTGCCATTGCGGCTTCCGTCATGAACGCCGTCATTCTGACCTCCGTGCTCTCTGCCGGCAATTCCGGTATGTACGCTTCTAGCCGGGTACTGTATGCTCTTGCCCGGGACGGGAAGGCCCCACGTTTCCTTGGCAAGCTGAACAAACGCGGCATTCCGATGAATGCGCTGCTCGTCACCACGGCCGTTGGCATGCTCGCGTTTCTCGCTTCGCTCTTCGGTGACGGCATCGTGTATACATGGCTTCTGAATGCATCGGGTATGTGCGGCTTCATTACTTGGCTCGGAATTGCAATCAGCCATTACCGCTTCCGCCGCGCCTACGTTGCGCAGGGGCGAGACCTCAGGGACCTGCCTTACCGCGCAAGATGGTTCCCGTTTGGGCCAATCTTTGCTTTTGTGCTGTGCATCATCGTCATTCTGGGACAGAACTATCAGGCATTTATAGGCGACCTGATCGACTGGAGCGGGGTCCTTGTTGCTTACCTGAGTGTTCCGCTGTTCGTGATTCTGTGGCTTGGTTACAAATGGATCAAAAAGACCAAGGTTATTCCGCTGCAGGAATGCGACTTCTCCCCTGCTGATTCATCCGGCATGAATAAATAA
- a CDS encoding MBL fold metallo-hydrolase, with translation MPKIRYNNIDNVSTDKTLKEFKQWREQRRRKVKDYSYKVPKHDPELDYLHANREETTITWIGHSTFFIQYYGLNIVTDPVWAEKMGFQRRLGAPGIPIQDVPPLDVILISHSHYDHLHLASLRKLVTAKTLLIVPDGLRRKMIRKGFHRCHEMKWWEHLVLGGVKITFVPAQHWTRRTLFDTNTSHWGGYVLEPNHAVHVSEESAAAAARETAEGSVSADSDSHKPSGGKPAFGEPPVLYFVGDTGYFKEFKTIGERFDIGVTLMPIGAYDPEWFMTSQHVTPEEALQGFVETGSQLMVPMHYGTFKLADDTPKEALDRLETERERLGIAKERIRVLGHGETLRIRHETAETE, from the coding sequence ATGCCCAAAATTCGCTATAACAATATCGATAATGTCAGTACAGACAAAACGTTGAAGGAGTTCAAGCAGTGGAGAGAACAGCGCCGGCGCAAAGTCAAGGACTATTCCTACAAAGTCCCGAAGCATGACCCGGAGCTGGACTATTTACATGCCAACCGGGAAGAAACTACAATAACGTGGATCGGACACTCCACCTTTTTCATCCAGTATTATGGACTGAACATCGTGACTGACCCGGTATGGGCCGAGAAAATGGGATTTCAACGCAGGCTCGGTGCCCCGGGTATTCCGATTCAGGATGTTCCGCCGCTCGACGTTATCCTGATCTCTCATTCACACTATGATCATCTGCACCTGGCTTCCCTGCGCAAGCTGGTTACAGCAAAGACCCTTCTGATTGTACCGGACGGCTTGAGACGTAAAATGATCCGGAAGGGATTTCACCGATGTCATGAGATGAAATGGTGGGAGCACCTGGTGCTCGGTGGAGTGAAAATTACGTTTGTGCCTGCCCAACACTGGACACGCCGAACGTTGTTTGATACGAATACGTCTCATTGGGGCGGTTATGTACTGGAGCCGAATCACGCCGTACATGTGTCAGAAGAGAGCGCTGCGGCAGCGGCGAGGGAGACGGCCGAAGGATCTGTTTCTGCCGATTCAGATTCGCATAAACCCAGCGGTGGAAAACCGGCATTCGGAGAGCCGCCTGTCCTTTATTTTGTCGGAGATACCGGGTATTTCAAGGAATTCAAAACGATTGGTGAACGTTTCGACATTGGTGTCACGCTGATGCCGATTGGCGCGTACGATCCGGAATGGTTCATGACTTCCCAGCATGTGACACCGGAGGAGGCTCTTCAGGGATTCGTGGAAACGGGTTCACAGCTCATGGTACCTATGCATTATGGAACCTTTAAGCTGGCGGACGACACACCGAAGGAAGCACTGGATCGGCTGGAGACGGAGCGAGAACGGCTTGGAATCGCCAAGGAACGGATTCGGGTGCTGGGACACGGCGAGACCCTTCGCATCCGGCATGAGACTGCCGAGACAGAATAA
- a CDS encoding cytochrome d ubiquinol oxidase subunit II → MSFEIAGIAILWTFLFGYLIVASIDFGAGFFSFYSILTGHENKIHNIIQRYLSPVWEVTNVFLIFFVVGLVGFYPDSAFYYGTALLVPGSLAIVLLAIRGVYYAYNTYGNHGKNSKIYLALYGATGLLIPAVFSTILAISEGGIIEQAGEKVFFRWREFLTNPYTWSVVLLALVSVLYISAMFLSYYAKRAGDEPAFGVLREYALLWSLPTIFASFLAFLQINKQNPAHFEQMVNMSWMFIASFICFVIAVSLVWKEKYLGWCFVAVMLQFAFAWYGYGRSHLPYILYPYINIYDSFTNRTMGIALITAFSLGLLVLIPSLVLIMKLFLFDANYVRGNAGKKKG, encoded by the coding sequence TTGAGTTTTGAAATTGCGGGTATCGCGATATTGTGGACGTTCCTGTTCGGTTATCTGATTGTGGCGTCGATTGATTTCGGTGCGGGGTTCTTCAGCTTTTACAGCATTTTGACCGGACACGAAAACAAAATTCATAACATCATTCAGCGTTACCTGTCTCCGGTGTGGGAGGTGACGAATGTGTTTCTTATTTTCTTTGTGGTGGGTCTGGTCGGATTTTATCCCGACAGTGCGTTCTATTACGGGACAGCCCTGCTTGTGCCGGGTTCTCTGGCGATTGTCCTGCTGGCAATCCGTGGAGTGTACTATGCATATAACACCTACGGCAACCACGGGAAAAACAGCAAAATCTATCTAGCGCTGTACGGCGCAACGGGACTTCTGATCCCGGCGGTATTCTCCACCATTTTGGCCATTTCCGAAGGAGGGATCATTGAGCAGGCAGGCGAAAAGGTATTTTTTCGCTGGCGTGAATTTTTGACGAATCCCTACACGTGGTCTGTTGTGCTGCTGGCGTTGGTGAGTGTGCTGTACATTTCGGCGATGTTTCTGTCTTATTATGCGAAGCGGGCGGGCGACGAGCCAGCCTTTGGCGTCCTGAGGGAATATGCGCTGCTGTGGAGCCTGCCCACCATTTTCGCGAGTTTTCTGGCTTTTCTGCAAATTAACAAACAAAATCCGGCTCACTTCGAACAGATGGTCAATATGTCGTGGATGTTCATCGCATCCTTTATCTGTTTTGTCATTGCAGTGTCGCTTGTGTGGAAAGAGAAATATCTGGGATGGTGTTTCGTCGCAGTGATGCTGCAGTTTGCCTTCGCCTGGTACGGATACGGCCGATCGCATCTTCCGTACATTCTCTATCCATACATCAACATCTACGATAGCTTCACGAACCGAACGATGGGTATTGCATTGATTACGGCATTCAGTCTGGGGCTGCTGGTGCTCATCCCTTCGCTGGTGCTGATTATGAAGCTGTTCCTGTTTGATGCCAATTATGTACGCGGTAACGCCGGAAAAAAGAAAGGATGA
- a CDS encoding cytochrome ubiquinol oxidase subunit I codes for MSSLDPVLLSRILTGLTLFVHIIFASIGVGVPLMIALAEWRGLRTNDIHYTLLARRWARGFVITVAVGVVTGTSIGLQLSLLWPMFMRVAGQAIALPLFMETFAFFVEAIFLGIYLYTWDRFKKKYTHMLLLIPVALGSSASAIFITTVNSFMNQPQGFTLINGIMKDIDPIAAMLNPATPTKVSHVLASSYTLSAGVLAGIAAFSLLRGRDHVYYKKALKLTTVSALVFAISTVMIGDSSGKFLAKYQPEKLAAAEWHFKTMKEAPLVYGGILDENNEVKYAIEIPYALSILAGNRPDTEVKGLEEYPADLRPPLSIHYMFDLKVTTGVIILLIPVLYVLRRWMPGRKPYPKWLLLGIVFLGPLAMIAIELGWMFAEVGRQPWILRGYMKVSEAATTSTSVGWMLVLFILLYLVLCFSCIRVISKLFRNKEAEKELDSLGLEGGIVH; via the coding sequence ATGTCATCTCTGGACCCTGTACTGCTCAGCCGGATACTGACCGGTCTGACCCTGTTTGTGCATATTATTTTCGCTTCGATTGGCGTGGGTGTACCGCTCATGATTGCATTGGCTGAATGGCGGGGACTGCGCACCAATGATATTCATTACACGCTGCTGGCTCGCCGGTGGGCCAGAGGTTTTGTGATTACAGTGGCTGTGGGTGTTGTCACAGGGACGTCCATCGGGTTACAGCTGAGTCTGCTGTGGCCGATGTTTATGCGAGTCGCAGGTCAGGCCATTGCGCTGCCGCTTTTTATGGAGACGTTTGCCTTTTTCGTGGAAGCCATCTTTCTCGGAATATACCTTTACACCTGGGATCGTTTCAAAAAGAAATATACGCACATGCTGCTGCTCATTCCGGTAGCTCTCGGCTCATCCGCTTCCGCGATCTTTATTACAACCGTGAATTCTTTCATGAACCAGCCGCAGGGTTTCACCTTGATTAACGGCATCATGAAGGATATTGACCCGATCGCTGCCATGCTGAATCCGGCGACGCCAACCAAAGTATCCCACGTGCTTGCTTCCTCTTATACTTTGAGTGCGGGTGTACTGGCGGGTATTGCGGCGTTCAGTCTGCTGCGCGGACGGGACCATGTGTACTACAAAAAAGCACTCAAGCTCACAACGGTATCTGCGCTTGTATTTGCGATCAGCACCGTCATGATCGGTGACTCGTCCGGTAAATTTCTGGCGAAATATCAGCCGGAGAAGCTGGCCGCTGCCGAGTGGCATTTCAAAACGATGAAGGAGGCACCGCTCGTTTATGGCGGTATTCTGGATGAAAACAACGAGGTCAAATATGCCATCGAGATTCCTTATGCGCTGAGCATTTTGGCAGGCAATCGCCCGGATACGGAAGTGAAGGGACTGGAGGAATATCCGGCAGACCTCAGACCACCGCTGTCCATTCATTACATGTTTGACCTAAAAGTGACTACCGGGGTCATCATCCTGCTGATTCCAGTGCTCTACGTACTGCGCCGGTGGATGCCTGGACGTAAACCTTATCCCAAATGGCTGCTGCTTGGTATCGTGTTCCTTGGCCCACTGGCGATGATTGCGATTGAGCTTGGATGGATGTTTGCCGAGGTGGGCAGACAGCCCTGGATTTTGCGTGGATATATGAAGGTGTCCGAGGCGGCAACGACCTCCACATCCGTCGGTTGGATGCTGGTGCTGTTTATTCTGCTGTATCTGGTGCTGTGTTTCTCATGCATCCGCGTCATCAGCAAGCTGTTCCGCAACAAAGAGGCGGAGAAGGAACTGGATTCGCTGGGTCTGGAAGGAGGCATCGTGCATTGA